From the genome of Haloplanus sp. XH21, one region includes:
- a CDS encoding SWIM zinc finger family protein → MDIAEDAVRDVCTDAVFERGERYLAESRIHEIHRVDSTVTAVVSGSHQYDVRVDLATDGFAPWCDCPYDGPGACKHVVAVLLRCVDDPPSDEGNRLDAALNGADIDELRAFLRDELATDADLRDRFLARVGEPTRQSVDELRTSIDRRFEETNPEYHVVFEPIDFTQWFDLANEYRDQGRYASAATVYRALVESLDDNMERVDGAYDHFSRAFSRALDGYVDCVATAERDADAITDAVAFLNERATSETPFLAEHFEKAAVELREKLGEQSDE, encoded by the coding sequence ATGGACATAGCCGAGGACGCGGTTCGAGATGTCTGCACGGATGCGGTCTTCGAACGCGGCGAACGATATCTTGCTGAGAGTCGTATCCACGAGATTCACCGCGTCGACAGCACCGTCACCGCCGTCGTGAGTGGCAGCCATCAGTATGATGTTCGTGTTGACCTTGCCACCGACGGGTTTGCCCCGTGGTGCGACTGTCCGTACGACGGGCCGGGAGCGTGCAAGCACGTCGTCGCCGTGTTGCTTCGGTGTGTAGACGACCCTCCCTCAGACGAAGGCAATCGACTCGACGCCGCACTCAACGGCGCCGATATCGACGAACTCCGCGCGTTCCTGCGTGACGAACTCGCGACCGATGCGGATCTCCGCGATCGGTTTCTCGCTCGCGTCGGCGAGCCGACGAGACAGTCGGTCGACGAGCTTCGCACCTCGATCGACCGGCGGTTCGAAGAGACGAACCCTGAGTACCACGTTGTCTTCGAGCCAATCGACTTCACGCAGTGGTTCGATCTCGCGAACGAGTACCGCGATCAGGGGCGGTACGCGTCGGCGGCGACCGTCTATCGGGCCCTCGTCGAGTCGCTCGACGACAACATGGAGCGCGTCGACGGTGCCTACGACCACTTCTCGCGTGCGTTCAGTCGGGCACTCGACGGATATGTCGACTGTGTCGCGACCGCGGAGCGCGACGCTGATGCAATCACTGACGCCGTCGCATTCCTCAATGAACGGGCGACATCGGAAACGCCGTTCCTCGCGGAACACTTCGAGAAGGCAGCAGTCGAGCTTCGAGAGAAGCTGGGCGAACAGTCCGACGAATAG
- a CDS encoding helix-turn-helix domain-containing protein produces the protein MEYVDETAAKIMVAARPGDSIRRIAQKIDGSYSWVYDWIERLEDAGFIRREDGVYIENYAVRDRYYDLVAAISRAVPPSIDEGYVIPHFAGMPFAYTKIDGVYVWTHGGYQIARGHDDYPIFIQVADQDVERWTAFFDEFGIPSRIEERPDATDYDATVSYVLFPTSGDITREWVDGNPVIPLDEAIEHMLEYRVNYEPALEMIADEYDRDIDASHEDPRLNA, from the coding sequence ATGGAGTACGTCGACGAGACCGCGGCGAAGATCATGGTCGCGGCCCGGCCGGGCGACTCGATTCGTCGGATCGCCCAGAAGATCGACGGCTCCTACTCGTGGGTCTACGACTGGATCGAGCGGTTGGAGGACGCAGGCTTCATCCGGCGCGAGGACGGCGTCTACATCGAGAATTACGCTGTCAGGGATCGCTACTACGATCTCGTCGCGGCCATCTCTCGCGCTGTTCCCCCCTCAATCGACGAGGGCTACGTTATTCCGCACTTCGCGGGGATGCCCTTTGCGTACACGAAAATCGACGGCGTCTACGTCTGGACCCACGGCGGTTATCAGATCGCCCGCGGCCACGACGACTACCCGATCTTCATACAGGTCGCCGACCAGGACGTCGAACGGTGGACGGCGTTCTTCGACGAGTTCGGCATTCCGAGCCGGATCGAAGAGCGGCCGGATGCAACCGACTACGACGCGACCGTCTCGTACGTGTTGTTCCCGACGAGTGGGGACATCACTCGCGAGTGGGTCGACGGCAATCCGGTCATTCCGTTGGATGAGGCAATCGAGCACATGTTGGAGTACCGGGTGAACTACGAGCCAGCGCTGGAGATGATCGCCGACGAGTATGACCGCGATATCGACGCGTCCCACGAGGATCCGCGTTTGAATGCATGA
- a CDS encoding PadR family transcriptional regulator yields the protein MYDLTGFQRDLLYVIVGGDEPHGLALKEELEDYYESEINHGRLYPNLDTLVEKGLIEKGTQDRRTNIYTLTRRGRRELEDRQEWEQKYVEPAETSSA from the coding sequence ATGTACGACTTGACTGGCTTCCAACGAGACCTCCTCTACGTAATTGTTGGTGGCGATGAGCCCCATGGGCTTGCTCTCAAAGAAGAACTCGAAGACTACTACGAGAGCGAAATTAACCACGGCCGACTGTATCCCAATCTCGATACGCTCGTTGAGAAAGGACTCATCGAGAAAGGCACGCAAGACCGACGAACGAACATCTACACACTCACTCGCCGCGGCCGCCGTGAACTCGAGGACCGCCAAGAGTGGGAACAGAAGTACGTCGAGCCGGCAGAAACCTCGTCAGCATAG
- a CDS encoding DUF7342 family protein has protein sequence MSESSRDGVQSWTESMSARDRIRAVAETLREPRSVNWISEQADAAWSTTNEELQALVDQGQLRRVEAGETTRYQPDYTRLLFEEIRTLIEANTREELRNELAAITEEIEDWQATYDVETWEELEQSLADGDIASDELRERRDVIGRWEENQEDRRLIKHALALYSDVETAREQMIDVADRETN, from the coding sequence ATGTCCGAATCCTCGCGAGATGGGGTCCAGTCGTGGACTGAGTCGATGAGCGCCCGCGACCGTATTCGAGCGGTCGCCGAGACGCTTCGCGAACCGCGGTCGGTCAACTGGATTAGCGAGCAGGCCGACGCCGCCTGGAGCACGACCAACGAGGAACTCCAAGCGCTCGTCGATCAGGGCCAGCTGCGTCGTGTCGAGGCCGGCGAGACCACGCGCTATCAGCCGGACTACACGCGGCTGCTCTTCGAGGAAATCCGGACGCTCATCGAGGCGAATACTCGCGAGGAGCTACGCAACGAACTGGCGGCGATCACCGAAGAGATCGAGGACTGGCAGGCGACCTACGACGTTGAGACATGGGAAGAGCTCGAACAGTCGCTCGCCGACGGTGATATCGCAAGTGACGAACTTCGTGAACGCCGCGACGTTATCGGACGTTGGGAGGAGAACCAGGAAGACCGCCGACTCATCAAGCACGCGTTGGCGCTCTACTCGGACGTCGAAACCGCTCGCGAACAGATGATCGACGTGGCTGACCGCGAGACAAACTAA
- a CDS encoding DUF6610 family protein, whose product MSASSATSRVGAPASTACEIATARQADSVAFLHRVPYALDAYRLGYVPGFREDCGYQQTQFNHLDIPVGMLDNDFRNPDLDRFVDRFFEHEPQIGVIGDVYERDDVDAHVAAAREIQASYPEADLIIVPKCREVIDAIPDDLVLGYSRGYADRLAHEFSDPADWRGRRIHILGGSPPKQLNVIEQLTRPTLTDDPPADIVGLDWNGLHRGAQFGEFWTADGWDDSGRDADHVTVRKTVRHSLARLKEFWQAQGVWPESTPQDDSFEIEYEGPSPSDLDGAACTECGANVWTTCRGPFVAEYDTGAVCGYCSYDCYLTHRHRNNLEEIAGEQSVYFPPA is encoded by the coding sequence TTGTCGGCTTCCTCCGCGACCTCAAGGGTCGGGGCACCCGCCTCGACCGCCTGTGAAATTGCTACTGCCAGACAAGCCGACAGCGTGGCGTTCCTTCATCGGGTACCATACGCTCTAGATGCCTACAGGCTCGGATACGTACCCGGGTTCCGAGAGGACTGTGGGTATCAACAGACCCAATTCAATCACCTCGACATCCCTGTCGGGATGTTGGATAACGACTTTCGGAACCCCGATCTGGACCGGTTCGTCGATCGGTTCTTCGAGCACGAACCACAGATCGGTGTCATCGGCGATGTCTACGAACGCGACGACGTGGACGCCCACGTCGCCGCTGCTCGCGAGATTCAAGCCAGCTACCCCGAGGCTGATCTCATCATCGTCCCCAAGTGCCGCGAGGTGATCGACGCGATTCCGGACGACCTCGTCCTCGGCTACTCTCGAGGCTACGCCGACCGCCTGGCTCACGAGTTCTCTGACCCGGCTGATTGGCGAGGGCGGCGCATCCATATCCTCGGCGGGAGTCCGCCGAAACAGCTCAACGTCATCGAGCAACTGACCCGACCGACGCTCACGGACGACCCACCGGCCGACATTGTCGGTCTCGACTGGAACGGACTCCATCGCGGCGCACAATTCGGCGAGTTCTGGACAGCTGACGGCTGGGACGACAGTGGACGCGACGCCGACCACGTCACGGTTCGCAAGACGGTCCGCCACAGTCTCGCCCGTCTCAAGGAATTCTGGCAGGCCCAAGGTGTTTGGCCCGAATCGACACCACAGGACGACTCCTTCGAGATCGAGTATGAGGGTCCATCACCGAGCGATCTCGATGGTGCCGCTTGTACCGAATGCGGAGCGAACGTCTGGACGACTTGCCGCGGTCCCTTCGTCGCTGAATACGACACCGGCGCCGTCTGTGGCTACTGCAGTTACGACTGCTACCTCACCCATCGCCATCGAAACAACCTGGAGGAGATCGCCGGCGAGCAGAGCGTCTACTTCCCACCCGCGTGA
- a CDS encoding nucleotidyltransferase domain-containing protein translates to MSLGEREDELLDTLEAVIAADLPYVLVGGWAIAAFNQRFTTDVDVVIPAQAVDDYTDLLTDRGYEKTADVERNELYEGRTIRFTKDIGNPVQFDAMVDALGCRQTEAEWSYRYLAQHSVTEELRTGRPVTARIPERELLFAVKLHSGRKADSRDLVVLAAGADFDRIATHLHRGESTKLAGRIETVLDRLTSEDFADAFKGVFEQQTVPEQDIDAVVEFLRDQQRRIDSEL, encoded by the coding sequence ATGAGCCTCGGCGAACGCGAAGACGAATTGCTGGATACGCTGGAGGCAGTTATTGCGGCTGACCTGCCGTACGTGCTCGTCGGTGGGTGGGCGATCGCGGCGTTCAACCAGCGCTTCACCACGGACGTCGACGTCGTCATTCCGGCACAAGCGGTCGACGACTACACCGACCTTCTCACCGACCGCGGCTACGAGAAAACGGCCGATGTCGAGCGAAACGAACTCTACGAGGGCCGGACTATCCGGTTTACGAAAGACATCGGGAATCCGGTTCAGTTCGACGCGATGGTCGACGCGCTTGGTTGCCGCCAGACGGAAGCTGAGTGGTCGTATCGCTATCTGGCCCAGCACTCTGTCACCGAGGAACTGCGAACCGGGCGCCCGGTAACAGCCAGGATTCCGGAACGGGAGTTGCTGTTCGCGGTGAAACTCCACAGTGGCCGCAAGGCAGACTCCCGGGATCTGGTGGTGCTGGCTGCTGGCGCGGATTTCGACCGGATCGCGACTCATCTGCATCGCGGGGAGTCCACGAAGCTCGCTGGTCGCATCGAGACTGTCCTCGACCGACTCACGTCGGAAGATTTTGCGGACGCGTTCAAGGGGGTCTTCGAACAGCAAACGGTTCCCGAACAGGATATCGATGCCGTCGTTGAGTTCCTTCGTGACCAGCAGCGCCGAATCGATTCTGAACTATAA
- a CDS encoding type II toxin-antitoxin system death-on-curing family toxin: MDEESESISYLSAADIRDIHELIVESNAETTAGISSPGDIEYAVEHIQEGHFGQVPESIHEKAFQLLRLIAANHPFVDGNKRTALMSTRIFYALNGLRFDYDRTIKEILKALATDEAGVDENDVSEYLRTHTEPLAPEYEATINLWLSRIEGTDQLSTEHDTVDQQSKEPNDYDDESHNEE, from the coding sequence ATGGACGAAGAATCGGAATCAATCAGCTATTTGTCGGCTGCTGATATCCGTGACATCCACGAGTTGATCGTGGAGTCAAATGCGGAGACGACCGCTGGTATCTCTTCGCCAGGCGATATCGAATACGCCGTTGAACATATTCAGGAAGGCCATTTCGGTCAGGTGCCCGAATCGATCCACGAGAAGGCATTCCAGCTGCTGCGGCTCATTGCGGCGAATCATCCATTTGTCGATGGCAACAAGCGAACGGCGCTCATGTCGACTCGAATTTTCTACGCCTTGAATGGTCTGCGATTTGACTATGATCGGACGATCAAAGAGATTCTAAAGGCGCTCGCGACGGATGAGGCTGGTGTCGATGAGAACGACGTGAGCGAGTATCTCCGAACGCACACAGAACCACTTGCCCCGGAGTACGAGGCGACCATCAACCTCTGGCTGTCACGTATTGAAGGCACAGACCAGCTATCGACGGAGCACGACACAGTCGATCAGCAATCCAAAGAACCGAACGATTATGACGACGAATCCCATAATGAGGAATAA
- a CDS encoding orc1/cdc6 family replication initiation protein has protein sequence MGRFNRESFIIQDKDVLRDDYQPETLEERDEELDEYAAALRPVIQGWQPNNVFLYGVTGVGKTAATHDLLEELQESAGEYDDVDLNVIELNCTGCTTSYQVAVNLVNEIRSPSHPLTTVSSSREPMSETGYQQKRIFNELYNDLESIGGTILVVLDEIDNIGSDDDILYELPRARSQLDLDVKIGVVGISNDFKFRENLSPKVKDTLCEEEILFPPYDATELQNILKHRADIALYDDVLESDVIPLCAAFSAQDSGSARQALRLLRKAADIAENDAMAGGEAKITEDHVREAEHQIQRQQVVEGMHSLTRQGQYVLLTVCQLAAEGETPERTKLIYERYREVLRNHGSEPLKRRRVHDHLSDLSLHGILRLVDSSSGRGNYNEYELDVSLSSALDALESELGELNDIRETAKRHRVLE, from the coding sequence ATGGGCCGATTCAATCGAGAATCGTTCATCATCCAGGACAAAGACGTCCTCCGGGATGATTACCAGCCAGAGACACTCGAGGAGCGAGACGAAGAACTCGACGAATATGCGGCCGCTCTCCGTCCCGTCATTCAGGGCTGGCAACCGAACAACGTCTTTCTCTATGGCGTTACCGGCGTCGGGAAGACAGCTGCTACGCACGATCTTCTTGAGGAGCTGCAGGAATCCGCCGGAGAGTACGACGACGTCGATCTCAACGTTATTGAACTCAACTGTACTGGCTGCACCACATCCTATCAGGTAGCGGTCAATCTCGTGAACGAGATTCGCTCTCCTTCTCACCCTCTCACCACAGTCTCGTCTTCGCGCGAACCGATGAGCGAAACCGGGTATCAACAAAAACGCATCTTCAACGAACTCTACAACGACCTTGAGTCGATCGGTGGGACTATTCTCGTGGTTCTGGACGAAATCGATAACATCGGCTCGGATGACGATATTCTGTACGAGCTTCCACGAGCACGCTCGCAATTGGATCTCGATGTGAAAATCGGTGTGGTCGGCATCTCGAACGACTTCAAGTTCCGAGAAAACCTCTCTCCAAAAGTCAAGGACACTCTCTGCGAAGAGGAAATCTTGTTCCCTCCGTACGACGCGACTGAACTGCAGAATATTCTCAAGCACCGAGCCGATATCGCGCTCTACGACGATGTCCTCGAATCAGATGTAATCCCATTGTGCGCAGCATTCTCTGCACAGGACTCGGGATCTGCTCGGCAGGCATTACGGTTACTCCGGAAAGCAGCTGATATCGCCGAGAACGACGCGATGGCGGGTGGAGAGGCGAAAATCACCGAAGACCACGTTCGGGAGGCCGAGCATCAGATCCAGCGACAACAGGTTGTCGAAGGGATGCATTCGTTGACCCGGCAGGGGCAATATGTATTGCTGACTGTCTGTCAGCTAGCGGCAGAGGGAGAAACACCCGAACGGACGAAACTGATCTATGAGCGCTATCGAGAGGTTCTTCGTAATCACGGCAGTGAACCACTGAAACGCAGGCGAGTACACGACCACCTGTCGGATTTGAGCCTCCACGGGATCTTACGGTTGGTCGACTCGTCGAGTGGACGCGGGAACTACAACGAATACGAGCTTGATGTCTCTCTGTCGTCGGCCCTCGACGCACTCGAGAGCGAACTAGGTGAGCTCAACGACATTCGTGAAACTGCCAAGCGGCATCGGGTTCTGGAGTGA
- a CDS encoding RNA-guided endonuclease InsQ/TnpB family protein, translating into MEYRRTAVIKLDTPEGTGDSLRETVEQFKHCANTASEWCWHGDDGYHVTSKQKAEQALYDRLRDETDLTANLVQKGIRRAVEAVKSGVERLKRDETTSQPYFSSDSAVYDKRSATFHRDHVSLSTVDGRVECNYILPDESETPPTKYVSDEDFEFRMAHLQYRDGEWYLHASMRKIEADEESSESESKHRTVLGVDLGVNNLAVASTGRFWSANEFNHWRREYEKRRASLQQCGSRHAHENIASVGQKEYGRFEIHLHTVANELIREAVEHDCSHVVFEELTHIRENVSKATWQHIWAFRRLYEYVEYKAKEHSVEVVQVDPRNTSKRCSTCGFTHPDNRSGEMFRCQQCEYENHADYNAAKNIGLQYLRRRQNADDGGAPVDVRLNRGTLNVSGEYKPPASAEA; encoded by the coding sequence GTGGAATACCGTCGCACCGCCGTCATCAAACTTGACACTCCCGAAGGAACCGGCGACTCCCTTCGAGAGACAGTCGAGCAGTTCAAACACTGCGCCAACACCGCCAGCGAATGGTGCTGGCACGGCGACGACGGATACCACGTTACCTCCAAACAGAAAGCCGAACAAGCCCTCTACGACCGACTCCGCGACGAAACAGACCTTACCGCGAACCTCGTCCAGAAAGGGATTCGTAGGGCAGTCGAGGCCGTCAAAAGCGGCGTCGAACGCCTCAAACGCGACGAAACCACGTCGCAACCGTACTTCTCGTCAGACAGCGCGGTCTACGACAAACGAAGTGCGACGTTCCACCGCGATCACGTTTCCCTTTCAACCGTGGACGGGCGCGTCGAGTGTAATTACATCCTGCCCGATGAGTCGGAGACACCGCCAACCAAGTACGTCTCCGACGAGGATTTCGAGTTTCGGATGGCGCACTTGCAGTATCGGGATGGTGAGTGGTATCTCCACGCCTCAATGCGGAAAATCGAAGCAGACGAAGAATCGTCTGAATCCGAGTCCAAGCACAGAACAGTCCTTGGTGTGGATTTAGGCGTGAACAACCTCGCCGTTGCTTCGACGGGGCGATTCTGGTCGGCAAACGAGTTCAACCACTGGCGTCGGGAGTACGAGAAACGCCGTGCATCATTACAGCAGTGCGGTTCTCGACACGCTCACGAGAACATCGCGAGCGTCGGACAGAAAGAGTACGGACGGTTCGAGATACACCTCCATACAGTGGCGAACGAGCTTATCCGGGAGGCCGTCGAACACGATTGTTCGCACGTCGTGTTCGAGGAGTTAACCCACATTCGGGAGAACGTCTCGAAAGCGACGTGGCAACACATTTGGGCGTTCCGACGTCTCTACGAGTACGTCGAATACAAAGCCAAAGAACACAGCGTCGAAGTCGTACAGGTTGACCCCCGCAATACGTCGAAGCGATGTTCAACATGTGGGTTTACCCACCCGGACAATCGGTCGGGTGAGATGTTCAGGTGTCAGCAGTGCGAGTACGAGAACCATGCTGACTACAACGCTGCGAAGAACATCGGTTTACAGTATCTCCGTCGTCGGCAAAACGCAGACGATGGAGGCGCACCCGTAGATGTGCGCTTGAATCGCGGGACGCTGAACGTGAGTGGGGAGTACAAACCCCCTGCCTCGGCTGAGGCATAG
- a CDS encoding ImmA/IrrE family metallo-endopeptidase: MMTASESGVSFEETDTRHDEMHSTIEDWIDELVADVDEAKASQQFQEWLDVQSRFHDYSHRNTLLIKLQYPEATRVAGYNTWRSEFDRHVQEGKQAIWIWAPIITKQCPECENSPSYHEQSDCDYDETPAEEWSEGLVGFKPTAVFDVSQTEGEPLPELETEAAGDADDLVPVLLDAATTLDIDVRVVDAAEWEHGDAKGVCKHRTPHEGQPVVEAKARSNQADLAVTLVHEYAHALLHFDGDDEPERAKREVEAEAVAYIVGRYFNLDTSGSAFYLAAWQDDDAESIQERLGRISSTAQEIIDTVVEG, from the coding sequence ATGATGACAGCCAGTGAGTCGGGGGTCTCGTTCGAGGAGACCGACACCCGACACGACGAGATGCACAGTACCATCGAAGACTGGATCGACGAGCTCGTCGCAGACGTCGACGAGGCAAAAGCCAGCCAACAGTTCCAGGAGTGGCTCGATGTCCAGTCCCGATTCCACGACTACTCCCATCGCAACACCCTCTTGATCAAGCTCCAGTATCCCGAGGCAACCCGCGTAGCGGGCTACAATACGTGGCGGTCGGAGTTCGACCGGCACGTCCAAGAGGGCAAACAGGCGATCTGGATCTGGGCACCCATTATTACGAAGCAGTGCCCTGAGTGCGAGAACTCACCGAGCTACCACGAGCAAAGCGACTGTGACTACGACGAGACACCGGCCGAGGAGTGGTCCGAAGGACTGGTTGGATTCAAACCAACTGCCGTCTTCGATGTGTCTCAAACCGAGGGCGAACCGCTCCCCGAGCTGGAAACCGAGGCAGCTGGTGACGCCGACGACCTGGTGCCAGTACTCCTCGATGCAGCAACTACGCTCGACATAGACGTCCGTGTCGTCGACGCTGCCGAGTGGGAGCATGGCGACGCGAAAGGCGTCTGCAAACACCGGACTCCCCACGAGGGCCAGCCCGTTGTCGAAGCGAAAGCCCGCTCAAATCAGGCCGATCTCGCGGTGACATTGGTTCACGAGTACGCCCACGCGCTGCTTCATTTCGATGGCGACGACGAGCCCGAGCGCGCAAAACGCGAGGTCGAAGCGGAAGCTGTTGCGTACATCGTCGGGCGGTATTTCAACCTGGATACGAGCGGGTCAGCGTTCTATCTTGCCGCGTGGCAGGACGACGATGCGGAGAGCATTCAGGAGCGTCTCGGTCGGATCAGTTCGACCGCTCAAGAGATCATCGACACAGTTGTAGAGGGCTGA
- a CDS encoding SWIM zinc finger family protein yields the protein MSEPYLSAVLEKAERVAEQHSQIARSTDHPAHEYLRYAVLRLLEGETDETAADIREIDGVTVGYGEDESMFDSWGGDVEWWETVPPREECTRFRIFYPDEYEIVPRVIVDVMAALGAWRVWAGNAAACGSYDHRERHEVHYLWPKDHPVEELLHERLSGPAEAVAPDGGRTGDVRDRLVVDENTQSQDDLEPRTKRAVAESMDVSLLSKGGRYEVQSASGNRYEVDVVDKSCTCPDWQQRSPEGGCKHLRRVDHEIKRGRVPRPDGRLPADTD from the coding sequence ATGAGTGAACCGTATCTGTCCGCTGTCCTCGAGAAAGCGGAACGAGTTGCAGAACAGCACAGCCAAATCGCTCGCTCGACGGATCATCCAGCACACGAGTACCTGCGGTACGCCGTTCTGCGGCTGCTCGAAGGGGAGACTGACGAGACGGCTGCGGACATCCGCGAGATCGACGGCGTGACCGTTGGGTATGGAGAGGATGAATCGATGTTCGACAGTTGGGGTGGCGACGTCGAGTGGTGGGAGACGGTGCCGCCCCGAGAGGAGTGTACCCGTTTCCGGATTTTCTACCCTGACGAGTACGAAATCGTCCCGCGCGTAATCGTCGACGTGATGGCGGCGCTCGGCGCGTGGCGCGTGTGGGCTGGGAACGCCGCAGCCTGTGGCTCCTACGATCATCGCGAGCGTCACGAAGTCCATTATCTCTGGCCGAAAGACCATCCGGTGGAGGAACTGCTCCACGAGCGGCTCAGTGGCCCTGCGGAAGCCGTCGCTCCCGACGGTGGCCGAACGGGCGACGTTCGCGACCGACTGGTCGTCGACGAGAACACACAGTCGCAGGACGATCTCGAGCCCCGCACGAAGCGTGCCGTCGCCGAATCGATGGACGTCTCGCTCCTTTCGAAAGGTGGCCGCTACGAGGTGCAATCCGCGTCCGGCAACAGGTACGAAGTCGACGTCGTCGACAAGTCGTGTACCTGTCCGGACTGGCAGCAGCGCTCACCTGAAGGTGGCTGTAAGCACCTGCGTCGCGTCGATCACGAAATCAAACGGGGCCGCGTTCCTCGACCAGACGGCCGCCTCCCGGCTGATACGGACTGA
- a CDS encoding ImmA/IrrE family metallo-endopeptidase, with product MATTSNASVSFEETDTRSDEMNSTIEQWIDELVAGVDDAQASEEFQEWLDVQSRFHDYSHRNTLLIKLQCPEATKVAGYNTWRNDLDRHVQEGEQAIWIWAPIIAKQCPACENSPSYHEQSDCDYDETPSEEWSKGLVGFKPTSVFDVSQTEGEPLPELETEATGDGEGLVPALTAAANDLGVTVEIVDPAEWDHGDAKGICKHRRTDNDRPVVEAKARENQADLAVTLVHEYAHALLHDDVDDATERAKREVEAEAVGYIVGRYFGLDTSGSAFYLAAWQDDDSAVLQERLSRISSSAQEIIGVVAED from the coding sequence ATGGCTACAACGAGTAATGCGTCGGTGTCCTTCGAGGAGACCGACACACGGTCCGACGAGATGAACAGTACCATCGAACAGTGGATCGACGAGCTCGTCGCCGGCGTCGACGACGCGCAGGCCAGCGAGGAGTTCCAAGAGTGGCTTGATGTTCAGTCCCGGTTCCACGACTACTCGCATCGAAACACACTCCTCATCAAACTCCAGTGTCCCGAGGCGACGAAGGTCGCGGGGTACAACACCTGGCGGAACGACCTCGACCGGCACGTCCAGGAGGGCGAACAGGCGATCTGGATCTGGGCACCGATCATCGCCAAGCAGTGCCCGGCGTGCGAAAACTCACCGAGCTACCACGAGCAGAGCGACTGTGACTACGACGAAACACCGTCCGAGGAGTGGTCCAAAGGCCTGGTTGGCTTCAAGCCTACATCTGTCTTCGACGTCTCTCAGACCGAGGGTGAGCCGCTTCCCGAGCTCGAAACCGAGGCCACTGGGGACGGCGAGGGGTTGGTGCCCGCACTCACGGCTGCCGCTAATGACCTCGGCGTGACTGTGGAGATCGTCGACCCTGCCGAATGGGACCATGGCGACGCGAAGGGTATCTGTAAACATCGAAGGACAGACAATGACCGCCCTGTCGTCGAAGCGAAAGCCCGTGAGAATCAGGCCGACCTTGCGGTGACACTCGTTCATGAGTACGCTCACGCGCTGCTTCATGACGATGTCGACGACGCGACTGAGCGCGCGAAACGGGAGGTGGAAGCCGAAGCTGTGGGATACATCGTTGGGCGGTATTTCGGCCTCGATACGAGCGGCTCAGCGTTCTACCTTGCCGCGTGGCAGGACGACGACTCGGCGGTCCTCCAGGAGCGTCTCAGTCGAATCAGTTCGTCCGCACAGGAGATCATCGGCGTGGTTGCTGAGGACTGA